Genomic DNA from Desulfurivibrio alkaliphilus AHT 2:
TTCTGCCTCTGCGAAGCCGCTTTCAACCAGCGACACATCAGGGATCTCCAGATTGTCCTGGACCGTCCGGATTATTTGTGAGGAGACCGGGAAAATTTATAAAATGGATCTAGCCATTTTTTAACTGAGACGACGACATTGAGCATGAAAAAAATTTTGATTACCGGGGCCACCGGCTATATAGGCAGACGTTTACTGGAAAGGCTCTTGCGAGAGGATGGCCTGCAAATACGTCTTCTGGTTAGAAGTAAACGCAAACTGCGACCTGACACCGTGGACAAGGTGGAGGTGGTGGAAGGCGACACCTTTGATCAGCAAGCCCTGGCCCTCGCCCTTAAAGGCATTGATACCGCCTTTTATCTGATCCACTCCATGGGAGCCGGAGGTGATTTCGAAGACCTTGACCGGATGAGCGCCGAGAATTTCAGGGAGGCCTGCATTGCCGCTGGGGTAGCAAAAATTATCTACCTGGGCGGCCTGGGTGTGAAAGAAAGCGCCAGCAAGCATTTGGCAAGCAGGATCGAGACGGGCGAAATCCTCTCCGCCAAACCCGAGAAGATCCAGACGATCTGGTTTCGGGCCGGGGTCATCATCGGGGCCGGCAGTGCCAGTTTCGAGATAATAAGAAACCTGGTACAAAAATTACCCATCATGATCACCCCCACCTGGGTCAAAACCAAGACCCAGCCTGTGGGGGTTGAAGACGTGGTATCCTATCTGGCGGCGGCCATCGATTGCCCTTTCCCGGAAAACACCATTGTCGACATCGGCGCCGAGACCATGAGTTTTAAGGAAATGATGCTGGCTGCCGGCCGGCTCATGGGGCTCAAGCGCTGGATGATGCCGGTGCCTGTTTTATCGCCAAGGCTCTCGTCCTACTGGTTGATTTTATTTACCCCCATCCCCTATAAAATGGCGGCGGCCCTGGTGGATGGGCTCAAGTCGGAAACCATTGTCCTCAACGCCAACGCCCAAAAATATTTTCCGCAGATAAAACCCCGCAGCTATGACACCATCATTCGTGACGCCTTGCGTGAAATCGAAGAAGATCAGGTGTTGAGTCGCTGGTGTGATTCCAGTGCCGGCCAGTTTTGTGACATCCGGGATCGCGACCTGGTCAGCCAGGCCATCCTCCGTGACGTGCGCCGGATTGGCTTGGGCGGCGCGACCCCGGACCAAGTTTTCAAGTCAATGTGCGCGGTCGGCGGCGAATCAGGTTGGTTTACCTATAATTTTCTCTGGCGCATACGCGGCCTTATCGACAAGCTGGTGGGTGGCTACGGGCTTAGCCGCGGCCGTCGAAGCAGCAACAGCTTACGGGTGGGCGACGCGCTTGATTTCTGGAAGGTAGCCGACATTAAAGAGAACAAACGCCTGCTGCTGCTGGCCCAAATGAAGCTGCCGGGCAAGGCCTGGCTCGAATTCGACATTCAGTCCGACGCCTTGGTGCAGACCGCCCACTTTCTGCCGCGAGGGATCCTCGGCCGTCTCTACTGGTACTCGGTGCTCCCCCTCCACCATTTTGTTTTTAGAGATCTAGCCCGCAAGATCGTCGATCAAGCTAATAAACTGCCAAGGTAGCCGCAAAAGGGAAAACGGGTTACGGTTGACACCTCGGTGCAACCCAAGGCGGTGGCCTGTCCGGCAGATTCCAGGCTTTACCATCACAGCCGGGAGAGACTGGTCAAACTGGCGCTGGCTAACGGTGTTTCCTTGCGGCAGAGTTACCAGCGGCTGGCGGCCCAGGCCTTGATGAAAGTTGGTTGCTACCTGCACACTCACCTGGGCAGGTGCTTTGTTCTGATCACATTTGAAACGTCATATCCCTGCTCACCTGTACTTTTGAGAATTTCCTCAAGGATCTGATCATCCATTTCCGGCTCCCGTGCGAGTATCCATAAATATTTCCGTGCCGGATCCCCGACCACTGCGTATCGATACCCCGGATCGAGTTCGATAATCCAGTAATCGCCCCATACAAAAGGAATCCACGATAAAAAGCGGGGAGCGAACCGGACTTTTAGCTTTGATGCAGGTCCGTCTTTATCGGCAAGACGGGCACGGCCTTCGGCTTCGATGAATTCACCTTCTTCTATCCGGCAGCGATTTACTACCTTTATCTGACCGTTATCAAGAAGTGTATAGGTCGCCGTCACATCTCCGGTACACCTAGCCTGGAAACGATTCGGCAACCGTGCGATTTCATACCATGTGCCGGCATACCGTTCAAGATCAACCTCATCAACAACCTGCAACGGTTTATCCTGGCCGATCACAACTGATCCCAAAACAAGCGTAAGCATTGATATTCCAAATAGGTATGTTAATGAAAATTTCATAGGGGAATACACATTATAGAACTTATTTAAGTTTGCGAATTGCCAGAATGATCAAACCGATTCCTGCAATGCCTCATATCTGAAGTAGGCAAGTCCTATTATACCGACTACCAGCAAAACAATCTCGAGTTGTTTCATAATCTGTGCCCGATTTTTTCATTGACAGGCTAACCAGCAGTCATTACCGGTATAATAATATTGGTTTTTTAGGCGGGTCAGTTGCAGGTTGTGCTGAGGCCTCTTTTTTGTCAGAGCGGGCAAAAGAGGTTACTGATCACCCGAACAAGGAGCGTTTAAACTGCGGGTAAAGTCATGATCACCGGTTCCCTGGTCCTTATCATCATAACCGGCCTATTGTTGGGCCTGGCCGCCGGCTTTGTCATGCATCGCTCCGATTACTGCGTGGCGGGGATGTTCAGGGACGCCTTCATCTTTGGCCGCTTTAAAGGCCTGCAGATTCTGTTGCTCCAGGTGGCGGTGACCATGCTCCTTTTCGAGCTGGCCCGCCAGGCCGGTCTGCTCCCCCTTTACCCCTTTCCCATTCTGGCCCCCCCCGCCCTGGTCAATTTCCTGGGCGGGATCATCTTCGGCCTGGGAATGGTGCTGGCCGGCGGCTGCGTCTTCGGCACCCTCTACAAGATGGGAGCGGGCAGCGTGGTCAGCGCGGTCGCCTTTCTGGGCCTGATTCTGGGGAGCGGCCTTTATGCCCTGGTCCATCCCTGGTGGCAGCAGCTGGCCCAGGCCACCGCCCTTGCTCCGGGGCGGATCACCGTTCCCCAGTTGTTTAACCTGGACCCCCTTCTGCCCCTCATTATCTTCTGGTTGCCGACGATTTTTCTCCTCTGGCGCTGGGGGCGGCAGGGGGCGTTGCAGCGCCCGGCCGTGGTGGCGGGCTACCTCCAGCCCTGGCGGGCCGCGATTATCCTGGCCCTTATCGGCCTGGCCTCCTACCTGCTGCATGGGATGCCCATGGGGGTTACCACCTCCTTCACCAAGTTTGCCGCCATGGGGGCCGCGGTCGTGGCCCCGGATTGGGTGGCGGGGCAGACACTTTTCCAGGCGGTCTCCCTGGACGTGATCCATCCCGACAGTGGGGCCCGGCTCACCGGGGGGCCCGGTCCCCAGCCCGACCTGCTTTTCGCCATCCAGGTGCCCCTGGCGCTGGGGGTGGTGCTTGGGAGTACCCTCTCCGCCTTGCTGCTGCGGGAGTTTGCCGTTCGCCTGCGGGTTCCCCCCTTGCAATTGCTCAGCGCTCTGGCGGGGGGCATCCTGATGGGGCTGGCGGCCCGGATGACTCCGGCCTGCAATGTCTGGCATCTGATGGGTGGGCTGCCGATCATGGCCATGCAAAGCATTCTTTTCCTGCTGGGTCTTTTCCCCGGCACCTGGCTGGGGGTTAAACTGTTCAGGCTGCTGGTGCGCTAATTTTCGGGCGATTAGCCAGGTGGTGAATGCTTGCGCCGAAGGCAATGGGGTGGTGGAAACCGCTTCAAGGGAGTTGACAAAGGAAAGCCGATGATTCAGAATTTACCAATTGCCGATTTTATAACCCGCAACCCGCCTGGATAATGCCGGCAGCGCCGGCGGATTACTCATGACCGTACCTTCAACCCCCAATTCTGCCTCCTGGTGGCAACCATTCGAAGTTGCGCCGGGCCGGCACCTGGATTGCCGCTTGGGCACCCTGGCCCTTGCCATTGGCCACGGCACCGATGAATGGCTGGTTGGCACCCGAGCCATTCCGGAAGAGGAGGCCGAGCCTCAGGTCAGTTTCCAGATCGGCAGTGGGCCACCGGGAAACATTGATGAGCGCTTTGTCCATGCCAGTGAAGTAAATACCGTTACCCTGATGCCGTTGCTGGCCGACCGTCCGGTGGTAATCCGCCCGCACCAGCCGGTGTTCCTGCTCAGCGGCCAGAGCATCACCCTCTATTTGTCCACCCCGGTTTGGCTGCGGCTGTTGGTGGGAGAGCCGCCGGTGTTGCTGAAGGAACTGCCGGTTCTGCGCCTGTCGGACACCTGGTTTGGGCCCAATACCCGCGAGGGGGAGTTGTCTTATGCCGGTCGCACCAACGCCCGCCACCGCCCTTCGGAGTTGCCGGACCGGCCCCACCGGGCCATCACCCCGCTGACCATCCACAACCGGGCCGACTCGCCCCTGCCGCTTGAGAAAATCAGCCTGCCGGTGCCGATGCTGGCCTTGTATGGCGATGAAGCCGGCCGGCTCTGGACCCAGAACGTGACTCTGACCAGGGAAAGCCAGGGCGATCTGGCTTCGGTTAAGATCGACAGTAAACTGCCCGAAGCGGGCCGCAATCTTACTCGTCTGGCCGAACCGCGCCAGGAGCCGGACCGCTCCGGCATGCACCGGGCGTTAAATCTGCTGTTCGGGAGCTAAAGCCTGTGATCCAGGACCTGTTTGCCGCTGTTCGTGTCGAAACCATGCTGGCGGGGTTACGCGCCCTGATCCTGCTTGGCGCCGGCCTGCTGCTGGCCACGGCGGCCAGCCGGCTGAGCCGCCGCCTGTTGGCCGATCGCCTTTCCGCCCAGGCCCGGCATTTGTTGCGGCGCGCGGTTTTTTACGGTATTTTAGTGCTTTTCGTGGCCTCGGCCATGCGCGAACTGGGCTTCAGCCTGGCCGTGATCATGGGGGCGGCGGGAGTACTGACCGTGGCCATCGGTTTTGCCTCCCAGACCACGGCCTCCAACCTGATCAGCGGTATCTTCCTGATTGGCGAACGCAGTTTTGAGATCGGCGACTTCATCAAGGTGGGCGACACCTTCGGGGAAGTGCTCTCCATCGACGCCCTTTCGGTCAAGCTGCGCACCTTCGACAATCTGTTTGTCCGCATCCCCAATGAAACGATGATCAAAAGCGAGGTCACCACCTTGAACCGCTTCCCGATCCGGCGGTTGGATCTGAAGCTGGGGGTGGCTTACAAGGAAGACATTGGCCGGGTGCAAGAGGTGCTGATGGCGGTGGCCAATGCCAACCCCCTTTGCCTGGACGAACCAGCCCCGCTGTTCATCTTCCTGGGCTTTGGCGATTCGGCCCTGGAGTTGCAGTTCTCGGTCTGGGCCAGGCGTGAAAATTTCCTCGATTTACGCAACGGCATCACCGCCGAAATTAAGGCCGCCTTCGACCAGGCCGGAATCGAAATTCCCTTCCCGCACCGGACGATCTACACCGGCGAGGTGACCAAACCCTTTCCCATTACCCTGGTAGAAACTCCCCAGGGCGGCAACAACCTTCCGCCAACCGGCAAGGGAAGCGATACCCCAGCCTTGGAAACCAAACCCGAATAATCCGGTCACTTGCCTGGACTTTGCCGAACCCAACGATTCGGGGGTGATGATGGGAGTGTTGGCTTAGCAGCCACAACTGCCGGTATCGCAGGAGCTGCCGTAACCGCAGCCAGAGGAGGCTTCCCGGTAGTCGATGGTAATCTTGCCGGTGGCGGCCAGTATCTCCCGGCTGCTGCGTTTTTCAAGGGTGTAGCGGAGATATTAGCCGGCCCGGTTATGGCTTCCAAATTTTGGCGAGGCGGGATCGGCGGATGTTTTTGTCGCGAGTGGCCAATGGCAGGCCGTGCGCCTGAGCGGTGGCCACAATGATTCGGTCGGCCGGATCGCCATGGAAAGTTTCGGGCAGGCGATCAAGGGTCAGAATAACGGCAACATCCATCGGCAAGAGAGTTACGGTTTCAGGAGCCGCCGCCACCGGCAACCAACGGTCAAGCGGCATATCGAGGGACAACCTGCCTTTGGCGGCCAGCATTTGCGCCTCCCACAGACTGATGGAGGCAAGTGTCGGCGGGGTGCCGGCGGAGGCCAGAGCGTCCAGACTATCGCGCTCGGCGGCCATCAGTTCCGGTTGACCGAGCAACCACCATAACCAGACATGGGTATCGAGCAGCGGCGGCGTCACCGGTCCGTGTTGCCGTGGGCTTCAAAGTCTTCGGCCTTAAGAACCGAATCTTCCGGTTGTGCGGTCAGCACCCCGTGCCCCCGCAGCCGCAGCCAGGGCGGGGTGCCGCCGGAAGCCGGGGCGGCCGGAACCAGGCGAGCCACCACCTTGCCCCGTCTGGTCAACTCGACGGCAGCCCCGCTATGTTCAACCTTGCGAATCATATCCAGGCAGTGAGCCTTGAATTCCGTAACGCTTATCGCTTTAGTGGTCATTTGGCCCTCCAAATGGTCATGTCTGATAATAGCGTATGGATTCTTCCCTTGCCAGGAAAAAGTGTAATGGGTTTCAATCAGGTGAACAGATCAATCTCGGGCCTTATGCGTAGGCCCAACACCTAATAACCACCAAGCAGTTCAATCCCGCCGGGGTCAATGACCACTTCCAGCCGGTCGCCGACCGTTAACCCGGCCGCACTTATTTCCTCCCTGGTTACCAGGGCGGTGAGGGCGAAGCCGGCATCCAGCAGCACCCTGATTTGCTCATCTTCGCTACTCATCTGCAATACCCTGGCCGGCAGTCGGTTGGGGGCTGGAGCAGTGCCAGGACCATTGGTGTTTGGTGGTGCCAGGCGGATGGCGGTGGGGTCGATTCTGACCATCACCGCCGGGCCGGTACCTTGCCCGGTGGCCGGGGCGGCCAAAGCGGTGGGGGAGAGGGTAAGGGTTATGGGAGCCGGGTGGCCGATGCGGCATTGCGGCGGTTGTTCATCGGGCAAAAGTTGGCCGGGAAACTGGTTTTCCCAACTGCTGTCCGGGGCCGGGCGGCCCTCGAACAACACAATCTTTTCATCGCCCAGGCGGTTGGCCTGGAGACGGTCGTGGGAGGCGAAGATGATGGTCAAGCCCAGTTCCCGTTGAATGTCGGCCATCAGTTGTTCCACCACCATTCGATTGGGCAAATCGATACTGGCCGTGGGTTCATCAAAGAGCATGACCTCCGGCCGGCAGGCCAGGGCCCGGGCAATGGCCACCCGCTGGGTTTCGCCGCCGGATAAACGGTGAGCCTGGGCCTCGGCAAATTGTTCCATCCCCACCCGCGCCAGGCATTCCAGTGCCTGGCGGCGCCGCTGGCTGCCGGTAACCCCCCGCAGGCGGAGGCCGTACTCCACGTTTTTGATGACCGAGGTGGTGAACATGATGGGATGCTGATCCACCAGCACCACCCGCCGCCGCAGCGCGGTCAACTCACGGCTCTGCCAGTTCACCGGCCGGTCTTGAAAAAAAAGTTGCCCGCTGGTGGGGGGCTGCAGCAGGGCCAGCAGGCGAAGCAGGGTGCTTTTGCCGCTGCCGTTGGGACCGAGCAGGGCGTAGCTGCGACCGGCGGTCAGCTCCAGGTGGTCGATGGCCAGCACCGTGCGCTGGGCAAAGGTCTGGCGGATATTTTGTAAAAGGTAGCTATTGGTCGGGCGGGTGCTCATCGTTCACCCCCATAACGACCCTGGGCCAGTTGCAGGGCGGCGTTGAGCAGCAGGCTGACCGTCAGCAGAACAATACCCAGGGCCACCGCCAACACAAACTCGCCCTTGTTGTGTTCCAGGGCCATGGCGGTGGTCATGGTGCGGGTGTAGCCTTTGATGTTGCCGCCCAGCATCATGGCAATGCCGATCTCGGCAATCACCCGGCCGAAAGCGGCGATGATCGCCGCCAGAATGCCGAAGCGGGCCTCGCGGACCACCACCAGGGCGGCCTGGAGGGCCGAGGCCCCCAGGGTCAGGGCGGTTTGGCGATAGCGCTCGTCGATCCGGCTCACCGCCGTCATGGTGAAGGTGGTAACCCAGGGTAAAATCAGAATCACCTGGCCGATGATAATCGCCTTGGGGGTATAGAGCAGCCCCATAAAACCCAGCATCCCCCGCCGGGACAAAAAGGCGTAGACCAGCAGGCCGATCACCACCGTGGGCAGGGCCAGCAGGGTGTTGAGGATGGTGATCACCAACCGTTTGCCCCTGAACTTCTTGACTGCCAGGTAGAAGCCCAGGGGCACCCCCAGGATGGAGGCGATCAGGGTGGAGAAAAAGCTGACATGCAGGGAGAGGTAGACAATGGAGTACATCTCCGGGTCCAGCGCCACGATCATGGCGATGGCGGCGCCGAAGCTTTCCCGTAAGAAGTCCATTCAGATTGCCTGCTCTGCTTGTTGCTTAGCGGGCATCGGGAAAAAACAGCGGCATCCCGTGGAGCTGATAGCTGCCGATTACCTCCTGGCCCCGTTCCGATACCAGCCAGCGGGCAAAGGTGTCGGCCAACTCAAACTTGACGTGGGGGAATTTTTCCGGGTTGACCGGGATGACTCCGTAGGGGTTTTGCAGCAGGTCGTCGCCCTCATAGACTACTTCCAGCTCCAGGGCCTGCTCCCGGCCGAACTTGTAATGGAGATAGGTTCCCCGGTCGGCCAGCACGTAACCGTTGCGCTCTTCCGCCATGATCAGGGCCTGGCCCATCCCCTGGCCGATGGAAAGATACCAGCCCCGGCCGTCGCGGGGCGCGGACTGATCGTTGAGTGACAAGCCACTGGCCTGCCAGAGCTGTTTTTCCCGGGCATGGGTGCCGCTGTCGTCCCCCCGGGAAACGAAGGGGGCCCTGGCGGCGGCGATCTTGCGGAAGGCGTCGGCCACATCGGCGCTGTTGCCGACCCCAACCGGGTCGGCGGCCGGCCCCACCAGAATAAAATCGTTGTGCATCAGGTGGTAACGCTTGCTGCCGTAGCCCTCGGCCACGAACCGCTTCTCCCGAACGGTGTCATGGACCATGACCACATCGACATTGCCGTCCATCCCGTCGCGCAGGGCGGCGCCGGTACCCTTGCTCATTACCCGGACGGCAATGCCGGTGTCCTTGGTGAACTCGGGCAGCAGGTGATTGAGCAGCCCCGAGGCCTCGGTGCTGGTGGTGGTGCTCATGGTGATAAACCGGTCGCCGGCCAAAGCCGGAGCGGCGGCCAATAGAAGGCCGCAGATGGTGGTCAATAAAACTCGTTTCATTTTTGCTTTCCTTTTTGGGTTCTTGCCTGTTGGCCCCGACCAACCATTGGTGCGGGAGGAGCCGATGTATCTGCTAAGGCGGGCTACCGGCTTCATGGGGGAAGATCACCCGCCCGCTCTGGGCGATGTCGTAACCTTCCAGGTCGGCGGCCAGCCGCTTGAACTCCTTTTCATGGAGCAGGCCCAGGAAGAGCTGGACCCCTTTCTCAAAAAAACGCTCGCGGGGAATCAGCAGGTCGAAACGCTCCCGGCCCAGAGGCAGAAAATCCAGGCCCAGGATCCCGGCCACCGCTTTGATGGCCGGCCCGACGTCGGCTCGACCGGCCAGAATTTCCAGGCCGACCTCCAGATGGCGGGCCACCTCCCGCTCATAGCCGACCAGTCTTTTCCCCGGCAATCCGATTTTTTGCAACTGCTGCTCAAAAAGCAGCCGGGTGCCGGTACTCAGAGGGCGGTTGACGATCCTGGCCTTACGCGGCCCCAGATCGGCCACGCTGTTAATCCCCAAAGGGTTGCCCTTGGCCAGCAACAGCCCCTGTTCCCGGCTGCAGAAGTTGACCACCGCCGGGGGCGAGGCCAGCTCGTCGGCGGCAAACTGGAAGTTGTAGTCGCCGTTTTCCTGCTGCAGCAGATGGCTGGAGGCCAGGTGGCAAAGGTTGTCCCGCAGGGCCTTGAGGCCGCCGAAACTGCCCACGTTGCCGTAAACCGCCAGGTGACCGGGATGGCTGCGATTGAACAGGTTCAGGGTGCGCTCCAGCAGGGGATCGTCGCTGCCGGCCACGATCAGCAGGCCGTGGTAGGGCGGCAGGGGGGACGATTGCGGCGGCCGGTTGCTGGTGTGGTTTTCCAGCCAGCGATCCACCAGATGGCGAGGGAAAAGCCACTTGCCGGTGACCTTGGTGGCCGGCAGGCCCTTGTCGGCGATCAGGGCGTAGACCATCTTTTCATTGATCGCCAGTAACTTGGCCACTTCCTTGGTGGATAAGAGTTCAGTCATCGTCATAATTTGCCATGCAGGCTGGCCCTAAGAGTTATTCTTCTTGATGATCTCTTCACCGAGGTGGAGGAAACTGAATGCCGATCATTCTTGACCAAGCACTTCCACTCTGATAGCACAAAGCTTGTATTCCGGCGTCCGGGAAAGACGATCCAGAGCATCGAGGGTCAGGTAATTAACCGGCGTTTCGGCAAAATTATATGGCGCCGAAATGGTTCCTTCCTGGGTGCGATCGGTGATTCCGGCCCTGATATCCACGCTGCCCCGCCGGGAGCTAAGGCGCAGCAGATCACGCTCCTTGATCCCCATCCGCTCGGCATCGGCGGGATGAACCTCGGCCCGGGCCTCGGGGGCAATATCGTCGATTTCCGGAGTTTTGCCGGTCATGCTGCTGAAATTGTAGCGGGCATATTCCCGGATGGTGGTAAACAGCATGGGATAGTCACCGTCCACCGGTTCCTGGGGTGGAATGAAATTCTCCGGCACGAACAGGCCCCGGCCACGGGTAAATTTGTCCACATGGAGTACCGGAGTGCCGGGATGATCTTCGCTGGGCACCGGCCACTGCAGGCCGACCCGGTCCAGCCGGGAGTAGTTGATTCCCTTGTATTGAGGCAGCAGTTGGCGGATCTCGGCAAAGATCTCTTCGGGGCTGTCGTAGCGCATCTCATAACCCATTTTGGAGGCCAGTTCACAGAAGATCCACCAATCGGGTTTGGCTTCTCCTGGTGGTTCAACCGCCTTGCGCACCCTTTGAACCCGACGTTCGGTGTTGGTGAAGGTGCCGTCCTTTTCGGCAAAACAGGCGGCGGGCAGGACCACATCGGCCATTTTGGCCGTATCGGTAAGAAAAATATCCTGAACCACCAGAAAGTTAACCTCGTTTAAGGCCTCCTGCACATGACCGATATTGGTGTCGGCCAGGGCCGGATCTTCACCGAAGACATAAAGGGCTCTTATTTCACCTTTTAGAATGTTTTCCCAGACCTCGGTGGCCGGTTTGCCGGGCCGCCGGGGGAGCCGTACCTTCCAGATCTTTTCGTAGAGATCAAACAGCTCGTCGTTGTTCAGCCCCCCATAGCCGGGCAGGGTGTTGAACAGGGCTCCCATGTCGCAGGCGCCCTGAACATTGTTCTGGCCCCGCAGGGGGTTGCAGCCGCCCCCTTCCACGCCCACCTTGCCGCACAGCATGGCCAGGTTGGAAATGGATTTGACCCGGTCGGTGCCGGTGGCGTAATGGGTAATTCCCATCCCGTGGTAGGTGGCGTGACGGCCCGGGGCCGCGTACATCCGGGCGGCCCGGCGGATCAGCTCGGCGTCGATGCCGCATATTCCGGCCACCTCTTCCGGGGAATATTTTTCCGCCACCTTGACCAGCTCGTCATAATCCTCGGTACGTTCCTCGACGTACTTTTTGTCCCACAGCTCTTCTTTTATGATGACATGCACCATCGAATTGAGCAGGGCCACATCGGTTCCCGGCTGGATCCGCAACCAGAGGTCGGCCCGCTCGGCAAAAGCGGTCTTGCGCGGGTCGATGACGATCATTTTGGCCCCCCGGTCCAAGGCCTGGTGAATCCGCAGGCCGATGGTGGGGTGGCTGGTGTCCGGGTTGCTGCCGATCATCATGAAGAGATCGGTCTTGGTGGTATCGGCGATGGAATTGGTCATCGCCCCGCTGCCAAACGTGATGGCCAGACTGGCCACCGTGGGAGCGTGTCAGAGGCGGGCACAGTGATCGATATTGTTGGTTCCGATCGCTGTCCGCATGAATTTCTGCATCAGAAAGTTTTCTTCGTTGGTGGCCCGGGCACAGGAGAAACCGGCGATGGAATCGGCCCCGTACATGGCCTTGATATCGAAAAAACGTGTGGCGGTGTAGTTCAAGGCCTCTTCCCAGGAACACTCCACCAATTGGCCGCCCCTGCGAATCAGGGGGCTGGTCAGGCGATCCCGGTGCTGGACAAAATGAAAGCCGTACCGGCCCTTGACGCAAAGCGCCCCGTAATTGGGCGCCAGATCGGGATCGGCGTTGACCTCGATAACGGTATCGCCCTTGACCTTGAGATTCATCTGGCACCCGGCCCCGCAGTAAGGACAGGTGGTTCGCACCAGGCGAGTCTGTTCGGCCACGATGGGAATGATTTGATCCTTTTTGTTCAAGGCCCCGGTGGAACAGTTGTCCACGCATTTGCCGCAGGACACGCAGGAGTCGAGAAAATTAAAGGAAATACCCCGGGCCCTGCCCTTGTCATCAAAAGATTCGGCGGTCAGGTCAATGGCCCGGTATTCACAGGAATCGGTGCAGTTCCGGCAATAAATACACTTGTTCAGGTCCACCGCAATGGTGGGATGATCGGTACGCCGTGGATAAACGGGCTTGGTGGCCATGCCGGTCTTGTTGGGGTCGAGCCCGTGACTGATGAACTCTCGCTTCAAATCACAACGGTCAAAGGCGGTACAACCGCAGGAAAGGCAGCGCTCCGCTTCATTTTTGGCCATCTGTTCATTAAAACCCAGGCTGATCTCATTGAAATCCTGCACCGCCCGCTCGGGGGGGCGAGATGGCATTTTTTCACGCAATTTTACCCGAATGCCTTCAAAGTTAGTTAGATCTACCTGATCAAAGGATTTGCCCCGGCTGAAGTTAAAACGGCTTTCCGGGGGCTCCTTGGCCACCCCCATGAGCTGGGCGTGAATGTTGTCCGCCGCCCTTCTGGCCGCCACCACCGACTGAATCACCGAACGGGGACCATTGGTGGCATCGCCGGCGGCGTAAACTCCA
This window encodes:
- a CDS encoding YeeE/YedE family protein encodes the protein MITGSLVLIIITGLLLGLAAGFVMHRSDYCVAGMFRDAFIFGRFKGLQILLLQVAVTMLLFELARQAGLLPLYPFPILAPPALVNFLGGIIFGLGMVLAGGCVFGTLYKMGAGSVVSAVAFLGLILGSGLYALVHPWWQQLAQATALAPGRITVPQLFNLDPLLPLIIFWLPTIFLLWRWGRQGALQRPAVVAGYLQPWRAAIILALIGLASYLLHGMPMGVTTSFTKFAAMGAAVVAPDWVAGQTLFQAVSLDVIHPDSGARLTGGPGPQPDLLFAIQVPLALGVVLGSTLSALLLREFAVRLRVPPLQLLSALAGGILMGLAARMTPACNVWHLMGGLPIMAMQSILFLLGLFPGTWLGVKLFRLLVR
- a CDS encoding ABC transporter permease is translated as MDFLRESFGAAIAMIVALDPEMYSIVYLSLHVSFFSTLIASILGVPLGFYLAVKKFRGKRLVITILNTLLALPTVVIGLLVYAFLSRRGMLGFMGLLYTPKAIIIGQVILILPWVTTFTMTAVSRIDERYRQTALTLGASALQAALVVVREARFGILAAIIAAFGRVIAEIGIAMMLGGNIKGYTRTMTTAMALEHNKGEFVLAVALGIVLLTVSLLLNAALQLAQGRYGGER
- a CDS encoding type II toxin-antitoxin system VapC family toxin — encoded protein: MTPPLLDTHVWLWWLLGQPELMAAERDSLDALASAGTPPTLASISLWEAQMLAAKGRLSLDMPLDRWLPVAAAPETVTLLPMDVAVILTLDRLPETFHGDPADRIIVATAQAHGLPLATRDKNIRRSRLAKIWKP
- a CDS encoding ABC transporter ATP-binding protein is translated as MSTRPTNSYLLQNIRQTFAQRTVLAIDHLELTAGRSYALLGPNGSGKSTLLRLLALLQPPTSGQLFFQDRPVNWQSRELTALRRRVVLVDQHPIMFTTSVIKNVEYGLRLRGVTGSQRRRQALECLARVGMEQFAEAQAHRLSGGETQRVAIARALACRPEVMLFDEPTASIDLPNRMVVEQLMADIQRELGLTIIFASHDRLQANRLGDEKIVLFEGRPAPDSSWENQFPGQLLPDEQPPQCRIGHPAPITLTLSPTALAAPATGQGTGPAVMVRIDPTAIRLAPPNTNGPGTAPAPNRLPARVLQMSSEDEQIRVLLDAGFALTALVTREEISAAGLTVGDRLEVVIDPGGIELLGGY
- a CDS encoding mechanosensitive ion channel family protein; the protein is MIQDLFAAVRVETMLAGLRALILLGAGLLLATAASRLSRRLLADRLSAQARHLLRRAVFYGILVLFVASAMRELGFSLAVIMGAAGVLTVAIGFASQTTASNLISGIFLIGERSFEIGDFIKVGDTFGEVLSIDALSVKLRTFDNLFVRIPNETMIKSEVTTLNRFPIRRLDLKLGVAYKEDIGRVQEVLMAVANANPLCLDEPAPLFIFLGFGDSALELQFSVWARRENFLDLRNGITAEIKAAFDQAGIEIPFPHRTIYTGEVTKPFPITLVETPQGGNNLPPTGKGSDTPALETKPE
- a CDS encoding type II toxin-antitoxin system Phd/YefM family antitoxin; amino-acid sequence: MTTKAISVTEFKAHCLDMIRKVEHSGAAVELTRRGKVVARLVPAAPASGGTPPWLRLRGHGVLTAQPEDSVLKAEDFEAHGNTDR
- a CDS encoding lipocalin family protein translates to MLTLVLGSVVIGQDKPLQVVDEVDLERYAGTWYEIARLPNRFQARCTGDVTATYTLLDNGQIKVVNRCRIEEGEFIEAEGRARLADKDGPASKLKVRFAPRFLSWIPFVWGDYWIIELDPGYRYAVVGDPARKYLWILAREPEMDDQILEEILKSTGEQGYDVSNVIRTKHLPR
- a CDS encoding SDR family oxidoreductase, which produces MKKILITGATGYIGRRLLERLLREDGLQIRLLVRSKRKLRPDTVDKVEVVEGDTFDQQALALALKGIDTAFYLIHSMGAGGDFEDLDRMSAENFREACIAAGVAKIIYLGGLGVKESASKHLASRIETGEILSAKPEKIQTIWFRAGVIIGAGSASFEIIRNLVQKLPIMITPTWVKTKTQPVGVEDVVSYLAAAIDCPFPENTIVDIGAETMSFKEMMLAAGRLMGLKRWMMPVPVLSPRLSSYWLILFTPIPYKMAAALVDGLKSETIVLNANAQKYFPQIKPRSYDTIIRDALREIEEDQVLSRWCDSSAGQFCDIRDRDLVSQAILRDVRRIGLGGATPDQVFKSMCAVGGESGWFTYNFLWRIRGLIDKLVGGYGLSRGRRSSNSLRVGDALDFWKVADIKENKRLLLLAQMKLPGKAWLEFDIQSDALVQTAHFLPRGILGRLYWYSVLPLHHFVFRDLARKIVDQANKLPR
- a CDS encoding substrate-binding domain-containing protein, whose amino-acid sequence is MKRVLLTTICGLLLAAAPALAGDRFITMSTTTSTEASGLLNHLLPEFTKDTGIAVRVMSKGTGAALRDGMDGNVDVVMVHDTVREKRFVAEGYGSKRYHLMHNDFILVGPAADPVGVGNSADVADAFRKIAAARAPFVSRGDDSGTHAREKQLWQASGLSLNDQSAPRDGRGWYLSIGQGMGQALIMAEERNGYVLADRGTYLHYKFGREQALELEVVYEGDDLLQNPYGVIPVNPEKFPHVKFELADTFARWLVSERGQEVIGSYQLHGMPLFFPDAR